In Chryseobacterium turcicum, a single window of DNA contains:
- a CDS encoding LytR/AlgR family response regulator transcription factor: MKIAIIEDELLAVNYLKDLLDKQTIVPITEIVILRSKKQAIDFFKNDAADLLFMDIHLGDGMSLEIFEQVELFTPIIFITAFDEYAMRVFKHFTIDYLLKPFEEEDLHKALQKFISIRGNFNPEPVLKSISALYKANDTEKMKHFMVTDGNKIKSVPEENTAYFFASGKYLFLTTTDNRTYIYDDTIKDIIFKLTPKLFFKINRKFIINKMAIVEIIKHSSQKIELKLSPAPEINSDVFVSKRQITDFLQWMTN; the protein is encoded by the coding sequence ATGAAAATTGCAATCATAGAAGATGAGTTATTGGCGGTTAATTATCTGAAAGATCTTTTAGATAAACAAACCATTGTCCCTATTACAGAAATCGTCATTCTTCGTTCAAAAAAGCAGGCTATCGATTTCTTCAAAAATGATGCTGCCGATCTTCTCTTTATGGATATTCACCTAGGCGACGGCATGAGCCTGGAGATTTTTGAGCAGGTAGAGCTTTTTACACCGATTATTTTTATTACTGCTTTTGATGAATATGCGATGCGGGTTTTCAAACATTTCACCATAGATTATCTCCTGAAACCTTTTGAAGAAGAAGATTTACATAAAGCCTTGCAAAAATTTATTTCGATAAGAGGTAATTTTAATCCCGAACCTGTACTGAAGTCTATTTCTGCATTATACAAGGCTAATGATACTGAAAAGATGAAACACTTTATGGTAACAGACGGCAACAAAATAAAGTCTGTGCCAGAGGAAAATACGGCTTATTTTTTTGCTTCCGGAAAATATCTTTTTTTAACAACGACAGATAATCGTACTTATATTTATGATGATACCATAAAAGATATCATCTTTAAATTAACTCCCAAACTATTTTTTAAAATCAACCGCAAGTTTATTATCAATAAAATGGCAATCGTTGAAATCATTAAACATTCAAGCCAAAAAATTGAATTAAAACTTTCTCCTGCACCCGAAATTAATTCGGATGTATTTGTCAGTAAAAGACAGATTACAGATTTTTTGCAGTGGATGACGAATTAA
- a CDS encoding RagB/SusD family nutrient uptake outer membrane protein — protein sequence MRKITTFIAVAALSFSSIGCDRFLDIQPEGKIIPVTVEDYRKVLTSAYSKYPIHKSLVSLRTDELNIDENTSDFIAYREIAMWKDSNNDQSTIEFPWVSFYSVVFYLNQVINEGSKTMADSPEKQQILAEAYALRAYVYFDMVNLYGKPYNAATASQDRGVPINLEIDLEQVLKPSSVQEVYDQVHADINKAEEMMIEQKQTAPINYRFSKVSLLAFQAKTALYEGNWSKALNYSEQALAIKGELSNLNTSTQAPNHFTSVESIMALDNSFNSAVQNISYASTDLLAKYNTTTDKRFGVYFQKNGSKYKIIKGGSSDFRVSFRTSELYFIKSEALVKLNRLDEAKETLLKVLKNRYTLAGFTSIQTDVNAMNATEFMSFMMDERFREFALEGQRWFDLRRLNQKKIIHNVNGQEYILQQNDVRYTIEFPKSAKKNNPYL from the coding sequence ATGAGAAAAATTACAACATTCATTGCGGTTGCAGCATTAAGTTTTTCCAGTATAGGATGCGATCGTTTTTTAGATATACAACCAGAAGGAAAAATTATTCCTGTTACTGTAGAAGACTACCGTAAAGTATTAACTTCGGCGTATTCAAAATACCCTATTCACAAATCTTTAGTTTCGCTTCGTACAGATGAACTTAATATAGATGAAAATACAAGTGACTTCATCGCTTACCGTGAAATTGCGATGTGGAAAGACAGCAATAACGACCAGTCTACGATTGAGTTTCCGTGGGTAAGCTTTTACTCGGTTGTTTTTTATCTGAATCAGGTCATCAACGAAGGAAGCAAAACAATGGCTGATTCTCCGGAAAAGCAGCAGATTTTGGCAGAAGCTTATGCGCTTCGTGCGTATGTTTATTTTGATATGGTCAATTTATACGGAAAACCATACAATGCAGCGACAGCATCTCAGGATAGAGGAGTTCCTATTAATTTGGAAATCGATCTTGAGCAGGTTTTAAAGCCTTCAAGCGTACAGGAAGTTTACGATCAGGTACATGCTGATATCAATAAAGCAGAAGAGATGATGATTGAGCAGAAGCAGACAGCTCCTATCAATTATAGATTTTCGAAAGTTTCATTATTGGCTTTTCAGGCAAAAACAGCTTTGTATGAAGGGAATTGGAGTAAAGCTTTAAACTATTCTGAGCAGGCTTTGGCCATTAAAGGAGAATTAAGCAATCTAAATACCTCTACTCAAGCACCTAATCATTTTACTTCGGTAGAATCTATTATGGCTTTGGATAATTCTTTCAACAGCGCTGTACAGAATATATCGTATGCTTCTACAGATTTACTTGCAAAATACAATACAACCACCGACAAAAGATTTGGAGTCTATTTCCAAAAAAATGGCAGCAAATATAAAATCATCAAAGGTGGAAGTTCAGATTTCAGAGTTTCTTTCAGAACATCAGAATTATATTTTATAAAATCTGAAGCTTTAGTAAAATTAAACAGATTAGATGAAGCTAAAGAAACCTTGCTTAAAGTTTTGAAAAACAGATACACTCTAGCTGGATTTACTTCTATTCAAACTGATGTCAATGCGATGAACGCTACAGAATTCATGAGTTTTATGATGGATGAGAGATTCAGAGAATTTGCCTTAGAAGGTCAGCGTTGGTTTGATTTAAGACGATTAAATCAGAAAAAAATCATTCACAACGTCAACGGACAAGAATATATTCTTCAGCAAAATGATGTAAGATATACGATAGAGTTCCCAAAAAGTGCGAAGAAGAACAATCCGTACTTATAA
- a CDS encoding SusC/RagA family TonB-linked outer membrane protein, whose product MKKAFILLPLLAAQIALAQEKKTITGKIDDGDTSRVIAGASIKIETQSVSTKTNQSGIIESVSIGTITDKNGKFILEIPADTKSVTVSYLGYEPKVIEVSEGQTNYNITLTPVVSADIPEKNNIQEVIITGYQKIEKRKQTSAVTTVKMNDIQQAGVASVDQLLAGQIAGVAVTPETGAPGSPAKIRIRGTASLSGPQDPLWVIDGLPLEGNDVPNFSDKDNIDQLQNFSIAGLNPNDIEDITILKDAAATAIYGARAANGVISITTKKGKKGSLRVNFSADTFITARPDFGKLNLLNASEKVDLELMLANRTDLTYRTDKGEVMRILTKNGQLDAYRNGGLGGLNLLTRQQIDGLRNNNTDWGKLLYQNAINKQYGMSISGGSDRSDYYFSLGYYDEEGTTIGTGFERYNLTLKNNYKINDKLNFGVSVFGTQSERTSFVTDADASISPINYSRNANPYLSPYNADGSYRYDQDIDGFENRYIPFNFLEERENTSYTLKNQSLKAIFDLDYKVAKGLKITSQLGIQYDGNKTEKFAAENTYFTRKMKEGTRYYKDGAYRYFLPGGGVKQNWDNNFFQYNWKLQGSYSTKINSVHEIDLMAGTELRKTEDNTTVTRAFGYDSVTRRATAIVFPSSNFAAERKYETYREMPPIENAYASMFATASYTYDQKYTFFGSVRYDGTNLFGVNKKYKYLPIWAVSGSWLVSKEEFMKNLSAISNFRLRASYGLQGNIDRNTSPFFIGEYSDTTILPGGKENIINVISPPNDKLRWEKTTNVNFGLDLGLFNNRINLTADVYNRKGTDMISMKETPLETGFEYTMMNWGSLTNKGFELALSTRNINKDNFKWSTTINFAHNKSNVLSEQPRDNALLPSREGLPVNAVFALKTAGIDENGNPMFWKGNEKVKIEDFFALYDVYADFLPGQLVDSKLSNAELRSLFTYVGDRDPKFTGGIINTFKISNFDFTVSATFNLKQTVMQTPSYRGMELDRGRNYTKDIYNAGTTLPGITSPDMETNPGWMGNKWLSDNRSNAYSLLDIWAKEISYVRISSIRLGYTLPKEFTAPMGISALRLSVEGRNLFVFSNGYKGYFDPETYGNIYAQPITKSVTVGFNVSF is encoded by the coding sequence ATGAAAAAAGCATTTATACTTTTACCTCTTTTGGCGGCTCAGATTGCATTAGCCCAAGAAAAGAAAACCATTACCGGGAAAATTGATGACGGAGATACCTCAAGAGTCATTGCGGGGGCATCGATAAAAATTGAAACTCAATCTGTTTCTACAAAAACAAATCAATCCGGAATTATTGAAAGTGTTTCTATCGGAACCATCACAGATAAAAACGGAAAATTTATTTTAGAAATCCCTGCAGATACAAAATCTGTAACGGTAAGTTATCTTGGGTATGAACCTAAAGTAATTGAGGTTTCTGAAGGTCAAACCAATTATAATATAACTTTAACACCTGTTGTAAGTGCCGATATTCCTGAAAAAAACAATATTCAGGAAGTAATTATTACAGGATATCAAAAAATTGAAAAGCGTAAACAAACTTCAGCTGTAACTACAGTGAAGATGAACGATATTCAGCAGGCGGGTGTTGCCAGTGTAGATCAGTTATTAGCCGGTCAGATTGCCGGAGTAGCGGTTACGCCTGAAACAGGAGCTCCCGGAAGTCCTGCAAAAATAAGAATCCGTGGTACCGCTTCACTTTCGGGACCTCAAGATCCGCTATGGGTAATTGATGGTCTTCCGTTGGAGGGAAATGATGTGCCAAATTTTAGTGATAAAGACAATATCGATCAGCTTCAGAATTTTTCTATTGCGGGATTAAACCCTAATGATATTGAAGATATTACCATTCTAAAAGATGCAGCAGCTACAGCTATTTATGGAGCAAGAGCAGCGAATGGAGTAATCTCTATCACAACAAAAAAAGGAAAAAAAGGAAGTTTAAGAGTCAACTTCTCAGCAGATACTTTTATTACGGCACGTCCTGATTTTGGTAAACTTAATCTTTTAAATGCTTCTGAAAAAGTAGATTTAGAATTAATGCTTGCCAACCGTACCGACTTAACGTACCGTACCGATAAAGGGGAAGTGATGAGAATCTTAACCAAAAACGGACAGCTTGATGCCTATAGAAATGGAGGTTTAGGAGGTTTAAATCTATTGACACGTCAGCAAATCGACGGTTTAAGAAACAACAATACAGACTGGGGAAAATTATTGTATCAAAATGCAATTAATAAGCAGTATGGTATGAGTATTTCCGGAGGAAGTGACCGTTCAGACTACTATTTCTCTTTAGGATATTATGATGAAGAGGGAACAACGATTGGAACTGGTTTTGAGCGTTATAACCTGACGTTGAAAAACAATTATAAAATAAATGATAAACTTAATTTTGGAGTCTCAGTTTTTGGGACACAAAGTGAGAGAACATCATTTGTTACCGATGCCGATGCTTCTATAAGCCCGATTAATTATTCAAGAAATGCAAATCCTTATTTAAGTCCTTACAATGCTGATGGAAGCTATAGATATGACCAGGATATTGATGGTTTTGAAAACAGATATATTCCTTTCAACTTTTTAGAAGAGAGAGAAAATACAAGCTATACCCTGAAAAATCAGTCATTAAAAGCGATTTTCGATTTAGATTATAAAGTAGCAAAAGGTCTGAAAATTACTTCACAGTTAGGGATTCAGTACGACGGCAATAAGACAGAGAAATTTGCAGCCGAAAACACCTACTTTACCAGAAAGATGAAAGAGGGAACCCGTTATTACAAAGATGGTGCATACCGTTACTTTTTGCCGGGTGGTGGAGTAAAACAAAACTGGGATAATAATTTCTTTCAGTACAACTGGAAATTACAGGGAAGCTACAGCACAAAAATCAATTCGGTACACGAGATTGATTTAATGGCGGGAACTGAACTTCGTAAAACTGAGGATAATACAACAGTTACACGAGCTTTCGGGTATGATTCTGTGACGAGAAGAGCTACTGCGATTGTTTTTCCAAGCTCGAATTTTGCAGCGGAAAGAAAGTACGAAACTTACAGAGAAATGCCTCCAATTGAGAATGCATACGCTTCAATGTTTGCAACGGCTTCTTATACATACGATCAGAAATATACCTTCTTTGGAAGTGTGAGATATGATGGTACCAATTTATTCGGAGTTAATAAAAAGTACAAATATCTTCCGATATGGGCGGTTTCTGGTTCTTGGTTAGTGTCGAAAGAAGAATTTATGAAGAATCTTTCGGCTATTTCTAACTTTAGATTAAGAGCTTCTTATGGTTTGCAGGGAAATATTGACCGTAATACATCACCGTTTTTTATTGGTGAATACAGTGATACGACCATTCTTCCGGGTGGAAAAGAGAATATCATCAACGTAATCAGTCCTCCAAATGATAAACTTCGTTGGGAGAAGACTACCAATGTGAATTTTGGGCTAGATTTAGGCTTATTTAATAATCGTATCAACCTTACTGCTGATGTTTACAACAGAAAGGGAACAGATATGATCAGTATGAAAGAAACGCCTCTTGAAACTGGATTTGAATATACCATGATGAACTGGGGAAGCTTAACCAACAAAGGATTTGAATTGGCGCTATCTACAAGAAACATCAACAAAGATAATTTCAAATGGTCTACCACCATTAACTTTGCTCACAACAAGAGTAATGTTCTTAGTGAGCAACCTCGTGATAATGCATTGCTTCCTTCAAGAGAAGGTCTTCCGGTAAACGCTGTTTTTGCTTTGAAAACGGCAGGAATAGATGAAAACGGAAACCCAATGTTCTGGAAAGGAAATGAAAAAGTGAAAATTGAAGATTTCTTTGCATTGTATGATGTATATGCAGATTTCCTTCCGGGTCAATTGGTAGATTCTAAGCTTTCTAATGCAGAACTGAGAAGTCTTTTCACGTATGTAGGTGACAGAGATCCTAAGTTTACAGGAGGTATTATTAACACCTTTAAAATCAGTAACTTTGATTTTACAGTTTCTGCTACTTTTAATCTTAAACAAACGGTAATGCAAACGCCTTCTTACCGTGGAATGGAGCTGGATAGAGGAAGAAATTATACCAAAGATATCTACAACGCAGGGACTACACTTCCGGGAATTACAAGTCCTGATATGGAAACCAACCCTGGTTGGATGGGGAACAAATGGCTTTCTGATAACCGTTCTAATGCATACAGCCTTCTTGATATCTGGGCAAAAGAAATCAGTTATGTAAGAATCAGCAGCATTCGTTTAGGATATACTTTGCCTAAAGAATTTACAGCTCCGATGGGGATTAGTGCGTTGAGGTTAAGTGTTGAAGGGCGTAACTTATTTGTATTCAGTAATGGATATAAAGGATATTTCGATCCTGAAACGTATGGTAATATTTATGCACAGCCTATTACTAAGTCGGTTACAGTAGGATTTAATGTTTCTTTTTAA
- a CDS encoding zinc-dependent metalloprotease, whose product MKNYRLALYLGLSLASPSVFAQKKDTVTTDKEKSAKTDVSSKKTKKIDELIKKGTYKKGLFNTIQVKTDIYFEIPDSLIGRQFLVVNKLSQVPMQVNEAGLNKGMNYENKVISFHRDYVAKKIWVKTVIPQVSSPKNDVITKSVKDNFSESVIEVFDIEAQNTDSTSVAIKVNKVFDGNQKSFNDVLANVGLGGSVKSNLSYIESVKTFPQNLVVKSQLTTTVNEGGVDLPVTLGVTSNIVLLSKVPMDSRTDDSRVGFFSEKHWAFNDRQQRMDEKRFITRWRLEPKDEDKEKYLRGELVEPKKPIVYYIDPATPIQWRKKIIAGVYDWQAAFEKAGFKNAVIAKMPDENDTDFDIDDVRYSVITYAASPKSNAMGPSVVDPRSGEIIESDIIWWHNVMTSLQEWMRIQTGPIDPKARGNVFSDEHMGEAIRFVSSHEVGHTFGLKHNMGSSFAFPVESLRSKEFTDEMGGTAPSIMDYARYNYVAQPEDGVTAITPKIGLYDKYAIEWGYRWYSDAVSEKKALRSLIEKHQDDPTYFYGEQQSYLETIDPRSQSEDLGDDAMKASEYGMKNLKIVIDNLLKWTYEDGKKYTDAGKLYLGAIGQWDLYSGHVMANVGGVYLDHTVFGSNKKAYEAVPAETQKRAVDYLVKNAINLPEWLFFNPITEKTYPVKNSPMGPFEQTPYNLARGMQYGNLYSLFMDDRLLRMIENELKHQISGSKEEIYTVENLFEQVRGSIFNKKGSLTILEKMTQKNYVDALIVSVNKLFEKTAVKAIKIDKTLNIPTICNFQEEAQNLRNINYSSMKRVSEVTTYKRAELQKVLNLLNKSKNKGDDASRAHYADLIIRIKEALNK is encoded by the coding sequence TATTTTGAAATTCCAGACAGTTTAATCGGTCGACAGTTTTTGGTGGTCAATAAGCTTTCACAAGTTCCGATGCAAGTGAATGAAGCTGGACTTAATAAAGGAATGAATTATGAAAATAAGGTCATTTCTTTTCACCGTGATTATGTCGCCAAAAAGATTTGGGTTAAAACGGTAATTCCACAAGTGTCTTCTCCAAAAAATGATGTGATTACAAAATCTGTTAAAGATAATTTTTCAGAATCTGTAATTGAGGTTTTCGATATTGAAGCACAAAATACCGATTCTACTTCGGTAGCTATTAAAGTAAATAAAGTTTTTGACGGTAACCAAAAAAGCTTCAACGATGTTTTGGCAAATGTTGGTCTTGGAGGGTCGGTAAAATCTAATCTTTCTTATATTGAAAGCGTAAAAACATTTCCTCAAAACCTTGTCGTTAAGTCTCAATTGACCACTACAGTTAATGAAGGAGGGGTTGATTTACCTGTAACACTTGGGGTGACCAGTAATATTGTGTTGCTTTCTAAAGTACCGATGGATTCTAGAACTGATGATTCTAGAGTTGGTTTCTTCAGTGAAAAACATTGGGCTTTTAATGACCGTCAACAAAGAATGGATGAAAAACGTTTCATTACAAGATGGCGTTTGGAACCTAAAGATGAAGATAAAGAAAAGTATCTGAGAGGAGAATTGGTAGAGCCTAAAAAGCCTATCGTTTACTATATTGATCCTGCAACTCCTATCCAGTGGCGTAAAAAAATTATAGCGGGAGTTTACGATTGGCAAGCTGCTTTTGAAAAGGCTGGTTTTAAAAATGCCGTTATCGCAAAAATGCCGGATGAGAATGATACAGATTTTGATATTGATGATGTAAGATATTCGGTGATTACCTATGCGGCTTCACCAAAATCTAATGCGATGGGACCTTCTGTGGTAGATCCTAGAAGTGGCGAGATTATTGAATCTGATATTATTTGGTGGCATAATGTAATGACTTCTCTTCAAGAATGGATGAGAATTCAGACTGGGCCTATTGATCCAAAAGCGAGAGGAAATGTATTTAGTGACGAGCATATGGGCGAAGCGATTCGTTTTGTATCATCTCATGAAGTAGGGCATACCTTTGGATTGAAACATAATATGGGTTCTTCATTTGCTTTTCCGGTTGAATCATTGCGTTCAAAAGAATTTACAGATGAAATGGGAGGTACAGCGCCTTCAATTATGGATTATGCACGTTATAACTATGTAGCTCAGCCCGAGGATGGCGTTACTGCAATTACTCCAAAAATCGGACTTTATGATAAATATGCCATTGAATGGGGGTACCGTTGGTATTCAGATGCAGTGTCTGAGAAAAAAGCATTGAGAAGTTTAATAGAAAAACATCAAGATGATCCTACCTATTTTTATGGTGAGCAACAGAGTTATCTAGAAACCATCGATCCGCGTTCGCAGTCTGAAGATTTAGGTGATGATGCGATGAAGGCGAGTGAGTATGGGATGAAAAACTTAAAGATTGTAATTGATAATCTTTTAAAATGGACTTATGAAGATGGGAAAAAGTATACCGATGCCGGTAAGCTTTATTTAGGAGCAATCGGGCAATGGGATTTGTATTCTGGTCATGTGATGGCAAATGTAGGAGGAGTTTATTTGGATCATACTGTTTTTGGAAGTAACAAAAAAGCTTACGAAGCGGTTCCTGCCGAAACTCAGAAAAGAGCGGTTGATTATCTTGTTAAAAATGCGATAAACCTTCCGGAATGGTTATTTTTTAATCCGATTACTGAGAAAACATATCCTGTTAAAAACTCACCAATGGGACCATTTGAGCAGACTCCTTACAATCTTGCAAGAGGAATGCAGTATGGTAATTTGTATTCTTTGTTTATGGATGATCGTTTGTTGAGAATGATTGAAAACGAATTGAAACACCAGATTTCTGGCTCTAAGGAAGAAATTTATACCGTAGAAAATCTATTTGAGCAAGTAAGAGGTTCAATTTTTAATAAAAAAGGAAGCTTAACGATTCTTGAGAAGATGACACAGAAAAATTATGTGGACGCTCTAATCGTTTCAGTGAATAAATTATTTGAAAAAACTGCTGTGAAAGCAATAAAAATAGATAAAACGTTGAATATTCCTACCATTTGTAATTTCCAGGAAGAAGCTCAAAATCTAAGGAATATTAATTATTCATCGATGAAAAGAGTGTCTGAGGTTACTACTTATAAAAGAGCAGAGCTACAGAAGGTGTTGAATTTATTAAACAAAAGTAAAAACAAGGGAGATGATGCCTCTAGGGCTCATTATGCTGACTTAATCATCCGTATTAAAGAGGCTTTAAACAAGTAA